In Cloacibacterium caeni, a single window of DNA contains:
- a CDS encoding AAA family ATPase: MRIKEIQITDFKRFTNLKITGLPCSAKLVVLVGPNGSGKTSLFEAFNHWYRLEGFSTVGQQDYFVKKDSQGKSDNWYQNKVKIDFHDSFVKQELKDKFYFRTAYRNEPDFTVNTLNNQRNPTENSKFETLNGNDLTVSENYQRLISQTLAGVFNTSNNSKTVENYREELIGEIKTSLKNVFDDLTLSSIGDPLSNGSFYFEKGNSKDFHYKNLSAGEKSAFDLLLDLIIKSKFYSNTIFCIDEPEAHMHTRLQSKLLAELYRLIPEHSQLWISTHSIGMLKEAEELETKNPTTVTFLDFDNRDFDSEEIITPTKINKSIWNRFFELALSDFSKLISPRQIVFCEGTQQGRKCQNFDAQIYSKIFEEKYHDTTFVSIGSCNEIEDIENQSVKLVSNILKASKIIKFVDRDDKSNAEVAELLTKGIKTLDKRHIENYLLDDEIIKKLCIAQGQEDKIDACLIAKQDAIKDSIENRHNPTDDIKSASGKIYTELKRILSLRQCGNNTISFLRDTMAPLITDETEIYKDLERQIFGTKSTNS; encoded by the coding sequence ATGAGAATAAAAGAAATACAAATTACAGACTTCAAAAGATTCACAAATTTAAAAATAACAGGACTACCTTGTTCTGCAAAACTTGTTGTTTTAGTTGGTCCGAATGGTAGTGGCAAGACCTCTTTGTTTGAAGCATTTAACCATTGGTATAGACTTGAAGGGTTTAGTACTGTTGGTCAGCAAGATTATTTTGTAAAAAAGGACAGTCAAGGAAAATCAGACAATTGGTACCAAAACAAAGTGAAAATTGACTTTCATGACTCTTTTGTAAAACAGGAATTGAAAGATAAATTTTACTTTAGAACTGCTTACAGAAATGAACCCGACTTTACTGTTAACACTCTAAATAATCAAAGAAATCCGACAGAAAATTCAAAATTTGAAACATTGAACGGAAACGATTTGACAGTTTCGGAAAACTATCAAAGATTAATTTCTCAAACACTTGCAGGGGTTTTTAATACATCCAATAATTCAAAGACAGTTGAGAATTATAGAGAGGAGCTTATAGGGGAAATAAAAACATCTCTGAAAAATGTCTTTGACGATTTAACATTAAGTTCTATTGGCGACCCGTTATCAAATGGCAGCTTCTATTTTGAAAAAGGTAATTCAAAGGATTTTCATTATAAAAATCTATCCGCAGGAGAAAAATCAGCTTTTGATTTGTTATTAGATTTAATTATAAAATCTAAATTTTACTCTAACACAATATTTTGCATTGATGAGCCTGAAGCACATATGCACACCAGACTTCAATCGAAATTATTAGCTGAACTTTATAGGCTAATTCCAGAACATTCTCAGCTTTGGATTTCCACACATTCAATTGGAATGTTAAAAGAAGCTGAAGAACTAGAAACTAAAAATCCTACAACCGTTACATTTTTAGACTTTGATAATCGGGATTTTGATTCAGAAGAGATAATTACGCCAACAAAAATTAATAAATCTATTTGGAACAGATTCTTTGAGTTAGCTCTTTCTGATTTTTCAAAGTTAATTTCCCCAAGACAAATTGTTTTTTGTGAAGGAACACAGCAAGGTAGAAAATGTCAAAATTTTGATGCTCAAATTTATTCGAAAATATTTGAGGAAAAATACCATGACACTACATTTGTTTCTATTGGTTCATGCAATGAAATCGAAGACATCGAAAACCAAAGTGTGAAATTAGTTTCCAATATTCTAAAGGCATCTAAAATCATAAAGTTTGTAGACAGGGACGATAAAAGTAATGCAGAAGTAGCAGAACTTTTAACTAAGGGTATAAAAACACTTGATAAAAGACACATTGAAAATTATCTGTTAGACGATGAAATCATTAAAAAACTTTGCATCGCACAGGGACAAGAAGATAAAATCGATGCTTGTCTAATTGCAAAACAAGACGCCATCAAAGACAGCATTGAGAATAGGCATAATCCTACTGATGATATTAAATCCGCAAGTGGTAAAATTTACACAGAACTGAAAAGAATCTTGAGTTTAAGACAATGTGGGAATAATACAATCTCATTTCTTAGAGACACGATGGCACCCTTAATTACTGACGAAACAGAAATATATAAGGACTTGGAAAGACAAATTTTTGGTACAAAAAGCACAAACAGCTAA
- a CDS encoding REP-associated tyrosine transposase, protein MSTKYNATEISQAYFITITTVGWVDVFTRLPQKHLIIDALKYCQKNKGLVVFAYCLMHSHLHLFCRADGDLTLSEIMRDFKKYTSKKIIQTIQDEPESRREWLLEYFSKACEHLSRPQQYKVWQDGYHAEEIFSNHWIKEKIKYIHENPVKEKIVTEAENYYFSSARNYADLDSALDVEVVFMGWDNHKI, encoded by the coding sequence ATGTCAACCAAATACAATGCCACTGAAATTTCACAGGCATATTTCATTACTATTACCACAGTAGGTTGGGTAGATGTATTCACAAGATTGCCACAAAAACATTTAATCATAGATGCACTCAAGTATTGTCAAAAAAATAAAGGACTTGTTGTATTTGCATATTGCCTTATGCACAGTCATTTGCATTTATTTTGCAGAGCAGATGGAGATTTAACATTATCAGAAATTATGCGAGATTTCAAAAAATATACTTCTAAAAAAATAATTCAAACCATACAAGACGAACCTGAAAGCAGAAGAGAATGGCTGTTAGAGTATTTTAGCAAAGCTTGCGAACATTTATCACGACCACAGCAATACAAAGTTTGGCAAGATGGCTATCATGCAGAAGAAATTTTCTCTAACCATTGGATAAAGGAAAAAATAAAGTACATACATGAAAATCCTGTAAAAGAAAAGATTGTAACGGAAGCAGAAAATTATTATTTTAGCTCTGCAAGAAATTATGCTGATTTAGATAGTGCTTTAGATGTAGAAGTCGTTTTCATGGGTTGGGATAATCACAAAATATAG